From one Lolium rigidum isolate FL_2022 chromosome 4, APGP_CSIRO_Lrig_0.1, whole genome shotgun sequence genomic stretch:
- the LOC124708009 gene encoding calcium uptake protein, mitochondrial-like has translation MAALLRSAARRLTTAPVRRAAFSSAAAPAPANGREGVIAAAAVAAAGSGLGLWLMPPGFADSGDASAGQISPAESAGAGAGAVEERHERRRRFLLGDSYRRRVFFNYEKRIRLLSPPEKIFEYFSSVRKPDGELFMLPADLMRAVVPVFPPSESNIVREGRLRGERDAGELHCAPSKFFALFDTNTDGLISFAEYIFFVTLLSIPESNFSAAFKMFDIDLSGEIDKEEFKKVMALMRSFNRQGAAHRDGLRTGFKVGQSVENGGLVEYFFGNDGNEPLHFDKFTSFMKELHEEVIRLEFSHYDVKSVNTIPAKDFALSMVASADMNHISKLLDRADTLGNDPYLKDVRVTFEEFKAFADLRRRLEPLTMAIFAYGQVNGMLTKQDLQRAAQHVCGVELTDRVVDIIFHVFDTNRDGHLSSEEFLRALQRREADVHQPARRGPVGWLKSSWLPRMLL, from the exons ATGGCAGctctcctccgatccgccgcACGACGTCTGACGACGGCGCCGGTCCGCCGAGCAGCCTTCTCaagcgccgccgcgccggcgccggcgaacgGGCGCGAGGGGGTTATCGCCGCCGCGGCCGTCGCGGCCGCCGGGTCCGGGCTGGGGCTCTGGCTCATGCCGCCGGGGTTCGCCGACTCCGGCGACGCCTCGGCCGGGCAGATCTCGCCGGCCGAAtcagccggcgccggcgccggcgccgtcgaGGAGCGgcacgagaggaggaggaggttcctGCTCGGAG ACTCATACCGAAGAAGGGTGTTCTTTAATTACGAGAAACGGATCCGGCTTCTCAGCCCTCCTGAAAAG ATTTTTGAGTACTTCTCGTCCGTGCGAAAGCCAGACGGGGAATTGTTCATGTTGCCTGCCGACTTGATGAGAGCGGTAGTTCCCGTCTTCCCTCCATCGGAGTCGAATATCGTAAGAGAAGGGAGACTCAGAGGGGAACGCGACGCAGGAGAATTGCACTGCGCTCCATCTAAGTTCTTTGCCCTGTTCGACACGAACACCGATGGTCTCATCTCGTTCGCTGA GTACATCTTTTTTGTTACATTACTCAGCATTCCTGAGTCGAACTTCAGTGCGGCCTTCAAAATGTTTGACATTGACCTAAGCGG GGAAATAGACAAAGAAGAGTTCAAGAAAGTAATGGCATTGATGCGGTCCTTTAACAGACAAGGAGCTGCCCATAGGGATGGCTTACGTACAGGATTTAAAGTTGGCCAGTCTGTGGAAAATGGTGGGCTGGTTGAGTATTTCTTTGGTAATGATGGGAATGAGCCTCTACACTTTGATAAGTTCACAAGTTTTATGAAGGAATTGCATGAGGAG GTTATTCGTCTAGAATTCAGTCATTATGATGTCAAGTCAGTGAACACTATCCCAGCAAAGGATTTTGCACTGTCCATGGTCGCTTCTGCTGACATGAATCACATAAGCAAACTACTTGATAGAGCTGATACGTTGGGCAATGACCCTTATCTCAAGGACGTACGCGTCACCTTTGAG GAGTTTAAGGCTTTTGCTGATTTACGTCGAAGATTGGAACCTCTGACGATGGCTATATTTGCTTATGGGCAAGTAAATGGGATGTTGACAAAACAGGATCTACAGCGTGCGGCACAGCAT GTCTGTGGTGTTGAATTGACTGACAGAGTGGTGGACATCATTTTCCATGTGTTTGACACGAACCGTGATGGACACCTGAGCTCTGAGGAGTTTCTGAGAGCGCTGCAAAGACGAGAAGCTGATGTTCACCAGCCAGCGAGACGAGGTCCTGTTGGCTGGTTGAAGAGTTCTTGGCTTCCGCGGATGCTGCTCTAG